A genomic region of Arachis stenosperma cultivar V10309 chromosome 9, arast.V10309.gnm1.PFL2, whole genome shotgun sequence contains the following coding sequences:
- the LOC130948364 gene encoding leucine-rich repeat extensin-like protein 4: MRKKEAITIHHFHLIALFLGSLTLTLSSSAAATSTTKHEFNGALTEAETMYIKQRQLLYYRDEYGDRGEDVTVDPTLVFENNRIRNAYIALQAWKQAILSDPLNLTANWVGPNVCDYTGVFCAPAPDDNRTRTVAGIDLNHGDIAGYLPEELGLLTDLALFHINTNRFCGTLPHKFDRLKILFELDLSNNRFAGKFPAVVLRLPKLKFLDLRFNEFEGTVPSQLFDKDLDAIFINHNRFVFDLPDNFGNSPVSVIVLANNKFHGCVPSSIGNMSRLNEIILMNNGFRSCFPAEVGLLKNLTVFDVSFNQLVGPLPDAIGGAVSLEQLNVAHNLLSGVIPASICSLPNLENFTYSYNFFMGEPPTCLALPAFDDRKNCLPARPLQRSAAQCRATPSVNCGSFRCKPFVPSIPSPPLALPPPVLSPPPPPPSPPPPVYSPPPPSPPPPVYSPPPPPPSPPPPPPPPPPPVYSPPPPPPSPPPPSPPPPSPPPPVYSPPPPPPSPPPPSPPPPSPPPPSPSPPPPSPPPPSPPPPSPPPPVVYPPPPSPPPPSPPPIYCVRPPPPPPPSPPPPSPPPPPVYSPPPPVYYYNSPPPPHSPPPPHSPPPPPPHHSPPPPPHSPPPPIYPYLSPPPPPPVHSPPPVYSPPPPSPPPPCIEPPPPPPLCIEPPPPPPPPPPSPPPCEEHPPPQPSPHPAPYHPPPSPQPAPYHPPPSPSPPPAPVYEGPLPPVIGVSYASPPPPPYY; encoded by the coding sequence ATGAGGAAGAAAGAAGCCATAACCATTCACCATTTCCACCTCATTGCCTTGTTTCTGGGCTCACTCACACTCACCCTCTCTTCCTCCGCCGCCGCAACAAGCACCACAAAGCACGAGTTCAATGGAGCACTCACGGAGGCAGAAACCATGTACATCAAGCAGAGGCAGCTTCTCTACTACAGAGACGAGTACGGAGACAGAGGAGAAGATGTTACAGTGGACCCTACCTTGGTCTTTGAGAACAACCGCATCAGAAACGCATACATAGCCTTACAAGCATGGAAGCAAGCTATTCTCTCTGATCCTCTGAATCTCACCGCTAATTGGGTAGGTCCTAATGTCTGCGACTACACTGGAGTCTTCTGTGCACCTGCACCTGATGACAACAGGACCCGCACCGTTGCCGGCATTGACCTCAACCATGGCGACATTGCTGGTTACCTGCCTGAGGAGCTTGGCTTGCTCACAGATCTTGCTCTCTTCCACATTAACACAAACAGGTTCTGTGGCACACTTCCCCACAAGTTCGACCGTCTCAAGATCCTCTTTGAGTTAGATCTCAGCAACAACCGGTTTGCCGGTAAGTTCCCGGCGGTAGTTCTGCGATTGCCCAAGCTTAAATTTCTAGATCTGAGGTTCAACGAATTTGAAGGCACAGTGCCTTCACAGCTCTTTGATAAAGATCTGGATGCCATTTTCATAAATCATAATCGTTTTGTCTTCGATTTGCCGGATAATTTCGGTAATTCGCCTGTGTCGGTAATAGTTTTGGCGAACAACAAGTTCCACGGCTGTGTGCCTTCAAGCATCGGGAACATGTCAAGGCTGAACGAGATTATTCTGATGAATAACGGTTTCCGTTCTTGTTTTCCGGCAGAAGTAGGGTTGTTGAAGAATCTAACTGTGTTTGATGTGAGCTTTAATCAGCTGGTGGGGCCTTTGCCAGACGCAATTGGTGGAGCGGTGAGCTTGGAGCAACTTAATGTGGCACACAACTTGCTCTCTGGTGTAATTCCGGCCAGTATTTGTTCTCTGCCAAATTTGGAGAACTTTACATATTCTTATAATTTCTTCATGGGTGAGCCACCAACGTGTTTGGCTCTGCCGGCTTTTGATGATAGGAAGAACTGCTTGCCTGCTAGGCCACTGCAGCGCTCTGCCGCCCAATGCAGGGCCACGCCTTCAGTGAATTGCGGCTCTTTCAGGTGTAAGCCTTTTGTTCCGTCAATTCCTTCTCCGCCTCTTGCTCTTCCTCCTCCGGTATTATCGCCTCCACCTCCCCCGCCGTCACCACCTCCACCAGTGTATTCTCCACCGCCCCCATCGCCGCCTCCACCAGTGTACTCTCCACCTCCGCCACCACCGTCTCCCCCGCCTCCTCCGCCGCCACCTCCTCCACCAGTTTACTCTCCACCGCCCCCGCCACCCTCACCACCTCCACCGTCCCCTCCACCGCCTTCACCGCCTCCACCTGTGTATTCTCCACCTCCACCGCCGCCTTCACCGCCGCCACCTTCCCCGCCTCCTCCGTCACCCCCACCACCTTCGCCATCTCCGCCACCGCCGTCTCCTCCACCACCCTCACCTCCACCTCCGTCGCCGCCGCCACCAGTAGTGTACCCGCCTCCACCCTCACCACCACCTCCTTCACCACCGCCAATTTACTGTGTACGACCACCGCCGCCTCCTCCTCCATCTCCGCCACCACCCtcaccaccaccaccgccaGTGTACTCTCCACCCCCACCTGTTTACTACTATAACTCCCCACCACCACCTCATTCGCCACCGCCACCACATTCACCACCACCTCCACCACCTCACCACTCACCTCCGCCCCCACCTCATTCACCACCACCACCCATTTACCCTTACCTCTCACCACCGCCACCACCTCCTGTCCACTCACCTCCACCAGTCTattcaccaccaccaccatcaccgcCCCCACCATGTATAGAGCCACCACCACCTCCTCCACTATGTATAGAACCACCCCCACCACCTCCTCCGCCTCCCCCTTCGCCACCACCATGCGAAGAGCATCCACCACCACAACCATCACCACACCCTGCACCTTACCATCCACCACCATCGCCACAGCCTGCACCTTACCATCCACCGCCATCACCATCACCGCCACCAGCACCTGTATATGAAGGGCCCTTGCCACCTGTTATCGGAGTCTCGTAtgcatcaccaccaccaccaccttaTTATTGA